One segment of uncultured Tolumonas sp. DNA contains the following:
- the barA gene encoding two-component sensor histidine kinase BarA, producing MTKYGLRARVLAFTIIPTLLIGTLLAGYFIFHRHQQIENFMIEQGTSVIEPLAIASEYGLTRSSREDLRRLISTSHRRNSPLIKSIAIFTKDNNLFVTSNFHRDFMEMRLPDGKAIPELTSVEHMDDYIILRTPILAENSLSETSLQSSSTPEVIGYMALQLNTDSSVIAQYRDTATAIFIVLLGLVLSVIFGLNLVHVVIEPINRMVRAVYHIREGRLDTRVRGKMDGELDMLKNGINAMAKAISEYHNEMQQSIDQATSDLRETLEQIEIQNVELDMAKKRAQEAARIKSEFLANMSHELRTPLNGVIGFTRQLFKTQLSLHQRDYLSTIEHSAKNLLSIINDILDFSKLEAGKLTLENIPFNIREMINDTVTLLAPSAHDKQLELSLLVSQPIPDLVAGDPLRLQQIVTNIVGNAIKFTEQGMVNIHISTTFATDQQTVLLRIRIRDTGIGMSGDQLMRLFQPFIQGDNSISRRYGGTGLGLVISQKLIEQMDGTMHVHSEPNQGSEFTINIPLELVSEEGNISNEQLLLAGKNVLLWENDPWSRESCLSLLNEWNMQTVLASDEQTFVGATFYAMVLGFAPDTPTEKIQQTVDRCLQNYQLDKLVVLLNSSDPTLHEQLMQNHKVYSISKPVIHTKLLQALLQPLPPAQTLTQEVEQQKEKLPLRVLAVDDNPANLKLIVALLNDLVQEVYSCQNGHQAVAQAEKNRFDLIFMDVQMPIMDGIQACQLIHQDTCNQHTPIIAVTAHASPGERERLMANGMDEYLSKPIDEVLLKRLLQQFSDTTTLTTATFIDWPMALEKVKGKDTLAKEMLQMLVASFDELIPLIESALTGQECAELLDAIHKLRGGAAYCGVPQLQASCAELEQGLRSGLTCTAFEPELLELLDIMKAIKQESGQWLS from the coding sequence ATGACGAAATATGGCCTGCGCGCCCGCGTTCTCGCATTCACTATTATACCAACGCTGCTGATCGGTACGCTTTTAGCGGGCTATTTTATTTTTCACCGCCACCAGCAAATCGAAAATTTCATGATCGAGCAAGGCACCAGCGTGATAGAACCGCTGGCGATAGCCAGTGAATATGGCCTGACTCGCTCCAGCCGTGAAGATCTGCGCCGCTTGATCAGCACCAGCCATCGTCGTAATTCACCACTGATCAAATCCATCGCCATTTTTACCAAAGACAACAACCTGTTTGTCACCTCGAACTTTCACCGCGATTTTATGGAAATGCGCTTGCCGGATGGTAAAGCGATCCCAGAGCTGACCAGCGTGGAACATATGGATGATTACATCATTCTGCGCACGCCGATTTTGGCGGAAAACAGCTTGAGTGAAACATCCCTGCAATCGAGCAGTACACCGGAAGTGATCGGTTACATGGCGTTGCAGCTCAATACCGACAGCTCGGTGATCGCCCAATACCGCGATACCGCGACCGCGATCTTTATCGTGTTACTCGGTTTGGTCTTGAGTGTGATCTTTGGGCTCAATCTGGTGCATGTGGTGATTGAACCGATCAACCGCATGGTGCGCGCGGTGTATCACATCCGCGAAGGCCGCCTCGATACGCGTGTGCGCGGCAAGATGGATGGTGAACTTGATATGCTGAAAAATGGTATCAACGCGATGGCGAAAGCGATCAGCGAATACCATAACGAAATGCAGCAGAGTATCGATCAAGCCACCTCCGATCTGCGGGAAACGTTGGAGCAGATCGAGATCCAAAACGTGGAACTGGATATGGCCAAGAAACGTGCGCAGGAAGCCGCTCGTATCAAATCCGAATTTCTCGCCAACATGTCGCATGAGTTGCGTACACCACTCAATGGGGTTATTGGCTTTACGCGTCAGTTATTCAAAACCCAGCTCAGCCTGCATCAGCGCGACTATTTAAGCACCATCGAACATTCCGCCAAAAACCTGCTCAGTATTATCAATGACATTCTCGACTTCTCGAAACTGGAAGCCGGCAAGCTGACACTGGAAAATATCCCGTTCAACATCCGTGAAATGATCAACGACACCGTCACGTTGTTAGCCCCGTCGGCGCATGACAAACAACTGGAACTCTCGCTACTGGTCAGCCAACCGATCCCCGATCTGGTGGCCGGTGATCCGCTGCGTCTGCAGCAAATCGTCACCAACATCGTCGGTAATGCCATTAAATTTACCGAACAGGGTATGGTCAACATTCATATCAGCACCACCTTTGCCACCGATCAACAAACCGTACTGTTGCGGATCCGCATTCGTGACACCGGCATTGGTATGAGTGGTGATCAGCTGATGCGCCTGTTCCAACCGTTCATTCAGGGAGATAACTCGATCTCCCGCCGTTATGGCGGCACTGGCTTAGGTCTGGTGATCAGTCAGAAATTGATCGAACAGATGGATGGTACCATGCATGTCCATTCTGAACCGAATCAGGGTTCGGAATTTACCATCAATATCCCGCTGGAGCTGGTATCAGAGGAAGGTAATATCTCCAACGAACAGCTGTTGCTGGCGGGAAAAAATGTCTTATTGTGGGAAAACGATCCGTGGAGTCGCGAGTCGTGCCTCAGCCTGCTCAATGAATGGAACATGCAAACCGTCTTGGCCAGTGATGAGCAGACGTTTGTCGGTGCAACCTTTTATGCCATGGTGCTCGGTTTTGCGCCGGATACCCCGACCGAGAAAATTCAGCAAACTGTCGATCGCTGCCTGCAAAACTATCAATTAGATAAGTTAGTGGTGTTGCTCAACTCCAGCGACCCGACGCTGCATGAACAACTGATGCAAAACCACAAGGTTTACTCCATCAGCAAACCGGTGATCCACACCAAGTTGCTGCAAGCACTGTTGCAGCCGCTGCCGCCAGCGCAAACGCTGACACAGGAGGTGGAACAGCAAAAAGAAAAATTGCCGCTGCGAGTACTCGCGGTTGATGATAACCCAGCGAATCTGAAACTGATTGTAGCGTTGCTGAATGACTTAGTGCAGGAGGTCTATTCCTGCCAAAATGGTCATCAGGCGGTGGCGCAGGCGGAGAAAAACCGCTTTGATCTGATTTTTATGGATGTGCAGATGCCAATCATGGACGGCATCCAAGCCTGCCAGCTGATCCATCAGGATACCTGTAACCAACATACACCGATCATTGCGGTCACGGCACATGCTTCACCGGGCGAACGCGAACGGCTGATGGCCAACGGCATGGATGAATATCTATCCAAACCGATTGATGAAGTGCTGCTAAAACGTCTGTTGCAGCAATTTAGCGACACTACCACCTTGACCACCGCCACGTTTATTGACTGGCCGATGGCATTGGAAAAAGTAAAAGGCAAAGACACGCTAGCGAAAGAGATGCTGCAAATGCTGGTTGCCAGCTTTGACGAGTTGATCCCGCTCATTGAAAGTGCATTAACGGGCCAGGAATGTGCCGAGCTGCTGGATGCGATCCATAAACTACGCGGTGGTGCCGCTTATTGTGGTGTGCCGCAGTTGCAAGCCAGTTGTGCTGAGTTGGAACAAGGATTACGTTCCGGTTTAACTTGCACGGCATTTGAACCGGAATTGCTGGAGTTGTTGGATATTATGAAGGCAATTAAGCAGGAATCAGGACAGTGGCTGTCGTAA
- the relA gene encoding GTP diphosphokinase, with protein MVAVRDTHLKTGFDLNEWMTTLDLPEADKQALFSVFEYCHHLIQDESEQQRLSKRSAEMIGILLMLHMDMETLKAAVLYPLLEPGYLTVVKAAADYGSVSSKLLQGVIDIDAIRFLQNLNTANVSDSQVDNVRRMLLAMVEDVRAVVIKLAERIACLREVKNATEETRVMVAKEISNIYAPLANRLGIGQLKWELEDLSFRYLHPDTYKQIAKLLDEKRLDRERYIQQFVWDTKKALQDAGINAEVYGRPKHIYSIWRKMQKKHLDFSDLYDVRAVRVVTKRLQDCYAALGIIHTLWHHIPREFDDYVANPKPNGYQSIHTVVLGPEGKTVEIQIRTEQMHQESELGVAAHWKYKEGMQGGKDTAYEERIAWLRKLLAWQEDMVESGSLVDELRTQVFEERVYVFTPKGDVVDLPAGATPLDFAYQVHSMIGHRCIGAKIDGRIVPFTYQLQTGDQIEVITQKEPNPSRDWMNPNLAFLRTSRARAKVASWFRKLDRDKNILAGKELLDKEVDRHGFHLSRDELAATVKEFYTRLSLMEFDDLLAGLGSGEVRINQLMNFMEQKLNKPTAEEEDRRLREQLENKTQHRMKNVKPGKGHIVVQGVGNLMTHVARCCQPIPGDSITGFITQGRGISIHREDCEQFKELSRRNPERIIDAVWGENYSGGYALTVRITANDRSGLLRDITTIIANEKINVLGMRSRSNVKQQTADIDIDMEIYNIETLNRMLAKINQMNDVVNAKRL; from the coding sequence ATGGTTGCGGTTCGTGATACTCACCTGAAAACGGGTTTTGACTTAAACGAGTGGATGACAACGCTGGATCTGCCTGAGGCAGATAAACAGGCGTTGTTCTCGGTGTTTGAGTATTGTCATCACTTAATTCAGGACGAGAGCGAACAGCAGCGCTTATCCAAACGCAGCGCCGAGATGATCGGTATTTTGCTGATGTTACACATGGATATGGAGACGCTGAAAGCGGCGGTGTTATACCCGCTGCTGGAACCGGGCTATCTGACCGTTGTTAAGGCCGCGGCAGATTATGGTTCAGTGAGCAGTAAATTGCTGCAAGGTGTGATCGATATTGATGCGATCCGCTTTCTGCAAAATCTTAATACCGCCAATGTTTCTGATTCGCAAGTCGATAACGTGCGTCGTATGTTGTTGGCGATGGTGGAAGATGTGCGTGCGGTGGTGATTAAACTGGCCGAACGTATTGCCTGCCTGCGCGAAGTAAAGAATGCTACCGAAGAAACCCGCGTTATGGTGGCAAAAGAGATCTCCAATATTTACGCACCACTGGCGAATCGACTCGGTATCGGTCAGCTGAAGTGGGAACTGGAAGATCTCTCATTTCGTTATCTGCACCCAGATACCTATAAGCAGATCGCGAAATTGCTGGATGAAAAACGGCTGGATCGTGAGCGGTATATCCAGCAGTTTGTTTGGGATACCAAAAAAGCGCTGCAAGATGCCGGCATCAATGCCGAGGTCTATGGGCGTCCGAAACACATCTACAGCATCTGGCGCAAGATGCAGAAAAAACATCTCGATTTTTCCGATCTGTATGATGTGCGCGCCGTGCGTGTGGTCACCAAACGCCTGCAAGATTGTTATGCCGCACTCGGCATCATTCACACTCTTTGGCATCACATTCCGCGTGAGTTTGATGACTACGTGGCGAACCCGAAACCGAATGGTTATCAGTCGATTCATACTGTCGTACTGGGGCCAGAAGGAAAAACGGTCGAGATCCAGATCCGCACCGAGCAGATGCATCAGGAGTCCGAGCTGGGTGTCGCAGCGCATTGGAAATATAAAGAAGGCATGCAAGGCGGTAAAGATACCGCGTATGAAGAGCGTATTGCCTGGCTGAGGAAATTGCTGGCCTGGCAGGAAGATATGGTCGAATCCGGCTCGCTGGTCGATGAACTGCGCACGCAAGTATTCGAAGAACGCGTATATGTGTTTACGCCAAAAGGTGATGTGGTCGACTTACCCGCCGGTGCGACACCACTCGATTTTGCCTATCAGGTCCACAGCATGATTGGACACCGTTGTATCGGTGCCAAAATTGATGGTCGTATCGTGCCATTTACCTATCAGCTGCAAACCGGCGATCAGATCGAAGTCATTACCCAGAAAGAGCCAAATCCCAGCCGCGACTGGATGAATCCGAATCTGGCGTTTTTACGTACCAGCCGTGCGCGCGCCAAAGTCGCTTCGTGGTTCCGTAAACTCGATCGCGATAAAAACATTCTGGCCGGTAAAGAGTTGCTGGATAAAGAGGTCGATCGGCACGGTTTTCATCTCTCCCGAGATGAATTGGCGGCGACCGTTAAAGAGTTCTATACCCGTCTTAGCCTGATGGAATTTGACGATCTGCTGGCTGGTTTAGGTTCTGGTGAAGTGCGCATCAATCAGTTGATGAACTTTATGGAGCAGAAACTGAATAAACCGACGGCGGAAGAAGAAGATCGCCGACTACGGGAACAGTTAGAAAATAAAACCCAGCACCGGATGAAAAATGTGAAACCGGGTAAGGGGCACATTGTTGTACAAGGCGTGGGTAATCTGATGACCCACGTTGCGCGTTGCTGCCAGCCGATCCCTGGCGATAGCATCACCGGGTTTATCACCCAAGGACGTGGCATTTCCATTCACCGTGAAGATTGCGAACAGTTTAAAGAGCTGAGCCGTCGGAATCCTGAACGGATCATTGATGCGGTCTGGGGTGAGAATTACTCCGGTGGTTATGCCTTAACGGTGCGGATCACGGCCAACGATCGTTCTGGTCTGTTGCGGGATATCACCACCATCATCGCCAATGAAAAAATTAATGTCTTAGGCATGCGCAGTCGTTCCAACGTCAAACAGCAAACCGCCGATATCGATATTGATATGGAAATTTACAATATTGAAACGCTGAACCGGATGCTGGCGAAGATCAATCAGATGAACGATGTCGTCAACGCCAAACGCCTGTAA
- a CDS encoding LysE family translocator, protein MEQGLLLSLIAFAWITCVTPGPNNIMLTSSGARFGFLRSIQHIAGISGGLVCMLIMMALGVGALFQQWPVLQWLLKIGGSGYLLYLAWLITTAGTPDLNVKPKGQTAKPWRFHQAVLFQFMNPKAWLMSLSAIGSFTLLGEHYWSSVIWVLVVFFLVGLKTSSMWALFGVKVGQWLTTPRAWQYWNRVMGTLTAACVVLIWFE, encoded by the coding sequence ATGGAACAAGGCTTGTTATTGTCGCTGATTGCCTTTGCCTGGATCACCTGTGTTACGCCGGGGCCAAACAACATCATGCTGACCAGCTCCGGTGCCCGTTTTGGTTTCTTACGCTCCATTCAGCATATCGCTGGCATCAGTGGCGGTTTAGTTTGCATGTTGATCATGATGGCGTTAGGTGTTGGCGCGTTGTTTCAGCAATGGCCTGTTTTGCAATGGCTCTTAAAGATCGGCGGATCTGGTTATTTACTCTATCTGGCGTGGTTGATCACCACCGCTGGCACACCCGATTTGAATGTCAAGCCTAAAGGGCAGACGGCGAAACCTTGGCGTTTTCATCAGGCGGTGTTGTTTCAGTTCATGAACCCGAAAGCTTGGCTGATGAGCCTGTCTGCCATTGGTAGCTTTACCTTGTTGGGTGAGCACTATTGGTCATCTGTCATTTGGGTGCTGGTGGTGTTTTTTCTGGTTGGGCTGAAAACCAGCTCAATGTGGGCGTTGTTTGGTGTCAAGGTTGGTCAATGGTTAACCACGCCGCGCGCTTGGCAATATTGGAATCGCGTCATGGGCACACTGACCGCTGCGTGTGTGGTGCTGATTTGGTTTGAATAA
- a CDS encoding PLP-dependent aminotransferase family protein, whose protein sequence is MTIWTPQLSGQGPVYRQLAQAIGQAVEQGELQAGQRLPTHRALADKLGVTVGTITRAYTEAEHQGWLTARVGAGTYVREKSLEPAVSWHIRQPDPSRIELWQNLPILQDREPAFRGAIEQLLATPGRVNALMEYSSVNGELSQREIVCAWLNKYGFTATPERLFFSFGSQNGLLLSLMACGAVGETILCEGLTYPGLSTLCHPLRIQLKGLAMDDEGILPLALEKACQSGSYRTLYLNPTIHNPTTSIMSLARRQEILALCERYQLIIIEDDVHGTLPEVRPPALVELSPERVIHLGSFAKNTSAGLRIGYMIVPSHLHSAMSIAVRGCCWMITPLMIELTCQWLQSGQADQMLLNQRKVLRQRGELLRHHLGIHQVHYQEGGMHAWLPLPAHWRSPAFVQSADHLGIGVAGAELFTAGHFPSPQAVRLSISHPGDNISLDKALGILRQLLDSEPTPQWVI, encoded by the coding sequence ATGACAATCTGGACACCCCAACTTTCCGGACAAGGTCCGGTCTATCGTCAGCTGGCGCAAGCCATCGGTCAGGCGGTGGAACAAGGCGAGTTACAAGCAGGACAACGGCTGCCAACCCATCGCGCATTGGCCGATAAACTAGGTGTCACCGTTGGCACTATTACGCGGGCTTATACGGAAGCCGAACATCAAGGCTGGCTGACCGCTCGTGTCGGCGCCGGCACTTATGTGCGTGAGAAATCGCTGGAACCCGCTGTCAGTTGGCATATTCGCCAGCCCGATCCATCGCGGATCGAGCTCTGGCAAAACCTGCCGATCCTGCAAGATCGCGAACCGGCGTTTCGTGGTGCGATAGAGCAACTGTTAGCAACGCCAGGGCGCGTTAATGCACTGATGGAATACAGCTCAGTCAATGGTGAATTATCGCAGCGGGAAATTGTCTGTGCCTGGCTGAACAAATATGGTTTCACCGCCACTCCAGAGCGGCTGTTTTTCAGCTTTGGTTCGCAAAATGGCCTGTTACTGAGCCTGATGGCCTGTGGCGCGGTGGGTGAAACTATCTTGTGTGAAGGGTTGACCTATCCAGGCCTCAGCACTTTGTGTCATCCATTGCGCATTCAGCTCAAAGGGTTGGCGATGGATGATGAAGGCATTCTGCCGCTGGCATTGGAAAAAGCCTGTCAGAGTGGCAGCTATCGCACGCTTTATCTCAACCCAACCATTCATAACCCGACCACCAGCATTATGTCACTGGCGCGGCGGCAAGAAATTCTGGCCTTGTGCGAACGCTATCAGCTGATCATCATCGAAGATGACGTGCATGGCACCTTGCCCGAAGTGCGACCGCCAGCGCTGGTTGAATTGTCGCCGGAGCGCGTGATCCACTTGGGCAGTTTTGCCAAGAACACCAGTGCCGGTTTACGGATTGGTTATATGATCGTGCCATCGCATCTGCATTCGGCAATGTCGATTGCGGTCAGAGGTTGCTGCTGGATGATCACGCCACTGATGATTGAACTCACCTGCCAGTGGCTACAATCCGGGCAAGCCGATCAAATGTTACTCAATCAGCGTAAAGTGCTACGGCAACGCGGCGAGTTATTACGTCACCATCTGGGAATACATCAAGTGCATTACCAAGAGGGCGGCATGCATGCCTGGTTACCCCTCCCCGCCCACTGGCGCAGCCCGGCATTTGTGCAAAGCGCCGATCATTTGGGTATTGGTGTCGCCGGTGCTGAACTATTTACCGCCGGACACTTCCCTTCCCCACAAGCAGTTCGCTTGTCGATCAGTCATCCGGGAGACAATATTTCACTGGATAAAGCGCTCGGGATCTTGCGACAATTGCTCGATAGCGAACCCACTCCACAATGGGTAATATGA
- a CDS encoding 1-acyl-sn-glycerol-3-phosphate acyltransferase, translating to MTTSLDELDRYKEIRPYNDNEVPAAIERLISDEELISAVVRFRFPQAVNYLGWLLKPLVRHTLRNRVKNVRTVDDVQQQVAHFMEQMISKTTDGVTYSGLENLQSDKGYLFISNHRDIAMDPAFVNWGLYQCGLDTARIAIGDNLLRKPCATELMRLNKSFIVKRSAKGPREMAKTFSELSSYIADSLQEGHNIWIAQKEGRAKDGDDCTDPAILKMFHMAGKQKKLGFVEYMQQLNIVPVAISYEYDPGDEAKARELYETSTNGSYQKSEFEDIESIVAGIIGYKGRVHVNVGKPLTDGFATPEELAVVIDQAIHAQYRLFASNLLAAGVDAADVTPEQRAQFEQRMAAMDPKWREIAKATYAKPVENQRG from the coding sequence ATGACAACATCGCTTGATGAATTGGATCGTTATAAAGAGATCCGCCCGTACAATGATAATGAAGTTCCGGCCGCCATTGAGCGTCTGATCAGTGATGAAGAGCTGATCAGCGCAGTAGTGCGCTTTCGTTTTCCTCAGGCCGTTAATTATTTGGGTTGGTTACTGAAACCACTGGTTCGTCACACACTACGTAACCGGGTAAAGAATGTCCGCACAGTCGATGATGTGCAACAGCAAGTTGCTCATTTCATGGAGCAGATGATTAGTAAAACCACCGATGGTGTGACGTACTCAGGTTTAGAAAACCTGCAGTCCGATAAGGGATACCTGTTTATCTCTAACCATCGTGATATTGCGATGGACCCAGCGTTCGTGAACTGGGGTCTGTATCAGTGCGGTCTGGACACGGCGCGGATTGCGATTGGCGATAACTTGTTACGCAAACCTTGCGCCACGGAATTGATGCGTCTGAACAAAAGTTTCATCGTGAAACGTTCGGCGAAAGGCCCGCGTGAGATGGCGAAAACCTTTAGTGAACTTTCCTCTTACATTGCGGATTCGCTGCAGGAAGGCCACAACATCTGGATCGCCCAGAAAGAAGGCCGCGCGAAAGACGGTGATGACTGCACTGATCCAGCGATCCTGAAAATGTTCCATATGGCCGGTAAGCAGAAAAAACTGGGTTTTGTGGAATACATGCAACAGCTGAATATTGTGCCGGTGGCGATCTCTTACGAATACGATCCGGGCGATGAAGCCAAAGCGCGTGAACTGTATGAGACGTCAACCAACGGCTCGTATCAAAAGAGCGAGTTTGAAGACATCGAAAGTATTGTGGCCGGTATTATCGGTTATAAAGGCCGTGTGCATGTGAATGTCGGTAAACCATTGACTGACGGCTTTGCTACACCGGAAGAGTTAGCGGTGGTGATTGATCAGGCGATTCATGCACAATACCGTCTGTTTGCCTCTAATCTGTTGGCGGCAGGGGTTGATGCTGCGGATGTGACACCGGAACAACGCGCACAGTTTGAACAGCGTATGGCGGCGATGGATCCGAAATGGCGTGAGATTGCGAAAGCAACCTATGCCAAACCGGTCGAAAACCAGCGCGGCTAA
- the rlmD gene encoding 23S rRNA (uracil(1939)-C(5))-methyltransferase RlmD → MVQFFQPKPKALPTQAVEITIDNLDHHLTGVGRYQGKACFVEGVLPGEKVSVQITEQKKQYAHARLRKVIEPSADRCEPFCPAFKQCGGCNAQMMPQALQCQAKQEGVQRLFRQLAKIDLPAPAWIESSEQQAYRRVCRLAVKYDKNKRCVLVGFRQKQSQALVEISGCPVLTTALSALIVPLRALINELSSARDVGHIELYDTESGLAMLLRHNGRPPARDKELLLAFAAQHQCALYLQTTGYPESLSEVAPSFYELESLRLYFQPGDFLQVNSQVNQRLVNHVREWLAPTTTDRVLDLFCGIGNFTLPLARDAASITGIEGVDEMVQRATHNAEQNQQVNAEFHRADLTKMAEYANAGWQQRCYDLVLLDPGRAGAEEVMPWLAKSGARRIVYVSCNPVTAARDCALLQPGYSLKQWGLLNMFPHTGHVESLFLFERK, encoded by the coding sequence ATGGTTCAGTTTTTCCAACCCAAACCCAAAGCATTACCGACTCAGGCGGTAGAGATAACCATCGATAACTTAGATCACCACTTAACTGGTGTGGGTCGTTATCAGGGCAAAGCCTGTTTTGTCGAAGGGGTGCTGCCTGGCGAAAAAGTCAGCGTGCAGATCACCGAGCAGAAAAAACAGTATGCGCATGCCCGTTTACGTAAGGTGATTGAGCCATCGGCCGATCGCTGCGAACCTTTCTGCCCGGCATTTAAGCAATGCGGTGGTTGCAACGCACAGATGATGCCGCAAGCGCTGCAATGTCAGGCTAAGCAAGAGGGGGTGCAGCGGTTATTCCGCCAGCTGGCCAAAATTGACCTGCCTGCACCAGCATGGATCGAAAGCAGCGAACAACAAGCGTATCGTCGTGTTTGCCGTCTGGCGGTGAAATACGATAAAAACAAACGTTGTGTGCTGGTCGGTTTTCGCCAAAAGCAAAGCCAGGCACTGGTGGAAATCAGCGGCTGCCCCGTGCTGACGACTGCCTTATCGGCGCTCATTGTGCCATTGCGTGCGCTAATTAATGAGCTGAGTTCGGCGCGTGATGTGGGTCATATCGAGCTGTATGACACCGAAAGTGGATTGGCGATGCTGCTGCGGCACAATGGTCGTCCGCCTGCGCGCGATAAAGAACTGCTGCTCGCGTTTGCTGCACAACACCAATGTGCGTTATATCTGCAAACCACGGGTTATCCTGAATCATTAAGTGAAGTGGCGCCGAGCTTTTATGAACTGGAATCACTGCGGCTATATTTCCAGCCGGGCGACTTCTTGCAGGTCAACTCACAGGTCAACCAACGTCTGGTCAACCATGTGCGTGAGTGGTTAGCGCCGACAACCACTGATCGGGTTTTGGATCTGTTCTGTGGTATTGGTAATTTCACCTTGCCATTGGCGCGTGATGCCGCATCGATTACCGGCATCGAAGGTGTCGATGAAATGGTACAAAGAGCCACGCACAATGCTGAACAAAATCAGCAGGTTAATGCCGAATTTCATCGCGCCGATCTGACAAAAATGGCGGAATATGCCAACGCAGGCTGGCAGCAACGATGTTATGATCTGGTGCTATTGGATCCGGGGCGTGCTGGTGCCGAAGAGGTTATGCCTTGGCTGGCGAAAAGTGGCGCCCGCCGGATCGTGTATGTTTCTTGCAACCCGGTCACAGCGGCGCGCGATTGTGCACTGTTACAGCCTGGCTACAGCTTAAAGCAGTGGGGGTTATTGAACATGTTCCCGCATACCGGGCATGTCGAATCTCTCTTCTTGTTTGAACGAAAATAA
- a CDS encoding aspartate/glutamate racemase family protein has product MKTIGLIGGMSWQSTVPYYRLINEIVSQKLGGLHSAKLILWNMDFEAIASLQRQDRWQEAGEVMADAALRLQQAGAESIVICTNTMHKLVPDMQPYLQIPILHIADATAQVIRQAGLRKVGLLGTRFTMEDSFYVSHLREHYGLEVITPNAAARQLVHNVIFNELCVGEEKASSRAQYREIMAALVQQGAEGIIFGCTEIAMLVDQTDASVPVFDTTTLHARYAAEWALA; this is encoded by the coding sequence ATGAAAACGATTGGTTTGATCGGTGGTATGAGCTGGCAATCTACGGTGCCGTATTACCGGCTGATTAATGAAATAGTCAGTCAAAAATTAGGCGGTTTACATTCGGCTAAGTTGATCTTGTGGAATATGGATTTTGAAGCCATTGCCAGTTTACAGCGACAAGATCGTTGGCAGGAAGCCGGAGAGGTGATGGCCGATGCGGCGCTGCGTTTGCAACAAGCGGGTGCCGAGTCCATCGTGATCTGTACCAATACCATGCATAAGCTCGTGCCTGATATGCAGCCGTATCTGCAGATCCCGATTTTGCACATTGCCGATGCGACGGCGCAGGTTATTCGCCAAGCGGGCTTACGGAAAGTCGGTTTGTTAGGAACACGCTTTACCATGGAAGATAGTTTTTATGTGTCGCATTTGCGTGAGCATTATGGGCTTGAAGTGATCACGCCGAATGCGGCTGCTCGTCAGTTGGTGCATAACGTCATTTTTAATGAATTATGTGTTGGCGAAGAGAAAGCTTCATCGCGAGCGCAATACCGCGAAATTATGGCGGCGTTAGTCCAGCAAGGGGCAGAAGGCATTATTTTTGGCTGTACGGAAATTGCCATGTTGGTTGATCAAACTGATGCCTCAGTACCGGTGTTTGATACCACGACATTACATGCCCGTTACGCCGCCGAATGGGCATTGGCATAA
- a CDS encoding YheU family protein codes for MIIPWQDLPAATLDNLIESFVLREGTDYGEESFSLAEKVAQVRQQLERGDVVILYSELHESVTIAPKQTISATKDATEF; via the coding sequence ATGATCATTCCTTGGCAAGATCTGCCGGCTGCCACGCTAGATAACCTGATTGAGTCTTTTGTATTACGCGAAGGCACCGATTATGGCGAAGAAAGCTTCTCATTGGCGGAAAAAGTAGCGCAAGTACGTCAACAGCTGGAACGTGGCGATGTGGTGATTTTATACAGCGAACTGCATGAATCGGTCACTATTGCACCTAAACAGACCATTTCGGCAACCAAGGATGCAACAGAATTTTAA